Sequence from the Enhydrobacter sp. genome:
CGCGTCGGCCGATCACGTAGATGTCCTTGAGCGGCGCCTTGGCGATCGCTTCGCCGGCTTCAGGCACGATGTCGCTTCTGGCCATCTCGTCGACGCTCTTGGCCAGCACACGGGTGACGTCGATCGCCACGTTGCCGTTGCCGATCACGGCCACGGATTTCACCCGCGACAGGTCGGGTCCTTCGCGGCAATCGGGATGGCCGTTGAACCACCCGACGAAGCGCCACGAGCCCCAGACATGCGGCAGATCCTCGCCCGGAACGCCGAGCCTGCGGTCGACCGTCATGCCGGTGGCGACGATCACCGCGTCGTAGCCCTCGCGCAGCGCGTCCCAGGAGAGGTCGCGGCCGATCTCGACATTGCCAGCGAAGCGCACGTCGGGCTGGCCGAGCAGTTTCTCGAACTGCCGCACGACCGCCTTGGTTCCCTGGTGATCGGGCGCCACGCCGGCGCGGACGAGGCCGAAGGGAGTCGGCAGGCGGTCGACAAGGTCGATGCGCAAGTCCGGTCTTGCGCGTAGAAGCCCATCGGCGGCGTAGAAGCCGGAGGGGCCGGCTCCCACGATGGCGACCCGGTACGTCATGGTGGCCGCTTAGCATATGATGGCCGGCGATTTGAAGGTGCGAGCGATGGCGAAGAAGTACGGACATCTGACGCAACTGGGACGGCCGGCGGCGCTGCCCGAATCGCCCGAGAAGGCACGACTGGAGACGGTACCCAATCCCGATCCTCGCGCGTTGTACCTGGTGCGCTTCACGGCCCCCGAATTCACCACGCTCTGCCCGATGACCGGTCAACCCGACTTCGCCCATCTCGTCGTCGACTACGTACCGCGCGCGAAGCTGGTCGAGAGCAAGTCGCTGAAGCTCTATCTCGGCAGCTTCCGCAACGCCGCGGGCTTTCACGAGGAGACGACGCTCGGGATCGGCCAGCGACTGGCGAGGGAGCTGTCGCCGAGGTGGCTGCGCGTCGGCGGCTACTGGTATCCGCGCGGCGGCATGCCGATCGACGTGTTCTGGCAGACCGGCGCGCCGCCGCGGGGGCTGTGGCTGCCTGACCAGGGTGTCGCTGCCTATCGTGGCCGCGGATGAGCCGCAAGCCGCCCGTTCCCAAGCGGCCGCCGCGTCCGGCGACCCCGGCCGAATTGCGCGAGGCGATCCGCGACGAGGCGCTGCGGCTCGGCTTCGACGCCGTCGGCTTCGCGGCCGCCGGCGTCGCCGGCGAGGAGCGGCTCAGGCGCTTGCGCGAGTTCCTCGACGCGGGTTGGCACGGCGACATGGGCTGGCTCGCCGAGCAGGACGAGCGGCGGGCCGATCCGCGGCATCTGTGGCGCGACGCCAGGACGGTGGTGTCGCTGGCGCTCAACTATGCGCCGGCGCACGATCCCCTGGCGGTTTTGGCGCAACGCGACCGCGCCGCCATCTCGGTCTACGCCCAGGGCCGCGACTACCACGACGTCATGAAGACCCGCCTGAAGGCGCTGGGCCGCTTCATCTGGGACACCTACCGCCATCAGCTCAAGGTCTTCGTCGACACCGCGCCGCTGATGGAGAAGCCGCTGGCGCGAGCCGCCGGCCTCGGCTGGCAGGGCAAGCACACCAACCTGGTGTCGCGGCAGTTCGGCTCGTGGCTGTTCCTGGGCGAGATCCTGCTCTCGGTCGAGCTGCCGTCCGACACGCCGGAGGACGATCATTGCGGCCAGTGCCGGGCCTGCCTCGATGTCTGCCCGACACAGGCCTTCCCCGCGCCCTATCGGCTCGAGGCGCGGCGCTGCATCTCCTACCTGACGATCGAGCACGAGGGCCCGGTCGATCCTGAGCTCCGGCCGCTGATCGGCAACCGCATCTATGGCTGCGACGACTGCCTCGCCGTCTGCCCGTGGAACAAGTTCGCGCGACAGGCGCGCGACACGAGGCTGGTGCCGCAGCCGGCCCCCGACGCCCCCGCCCTCGCCGAGCTCGCCATGCTCGACGGCGCAGGCTTCAGAAGGCGCTTCGCCGGCAGCGCCGTCAAACGCATCGGCCGCGACCGCTTCGTGCGCAACGTCGCCTATGCGCTGGGCAACAGCGGCAGCCGCGATGCCGTGCCGGCCCTGCGCAAGCTCGCCACGGATCCCTCGGCACTGGTGCGCGACGCCGCCGAATGGGCGCTCAGCGCCGTTCCTTGAAGAAGGCGCGCAGCAGTTCGGCCGCCTCGCGTTCGCCGATGCCGGGATAGACCTCCGGCCGGTGATGGCAGGTCGGCTGGTCGAAGAGGCGCGGGCCGTGCTCGACGCCGCCGCCCTTGGGGTCGGATGCGCCGTAGTAGACGCGGCGCAGGCGGGCGAAGGAAATGGCGGCGGCGCACATCGGGCAGGGTTCGAGCGTGACATGGAGGTCGCAGTCGACCAGCCGCGGCGCGCCGAGCTTCGTCGCTGCCGCGCGGATCGCCAGCAGCTCGGCATGGGCGGTCGGATCGCGGTCGGCCTCGGTGCGGTTGCCGGCCTCGGCCAGCACCGCGCCGTCGGGACCGACGATCACGGCGCCGATCGGCACCTCGCCGCGCCGCGCCGCCTCACGCGCCTGCTCGAGTGCCCGTTCCATGGGGGACGCTGTTGCCATCGCCCGCGACTCCTCCCATATCTGTCGATAGTTGAGCAACCGAGAGGTATGACCGTGAAAGCTGCGAGAACGGCGGCGAAGAGCCAGCCCTATGCCATCGACATCGGCATCGACGCCAAGCGTCGCAAGGATATCGCCGCGGGTCTCTCCCACCTGCTGGCCGACACCTACACGCTCTACCTCAAGACGCACAACTACCACTGGAACGTCACGGGGCCGATGTTCAATACGCTGCACCTGATGTTCGAGACCCAGTACACCGAGCTCGCCACCGCCGTGGACCTGATCGCCGAGCGCATTCGCGCGCTGGGCTATCCGGCGCCGGGCAGCTATGGCCAGTATTCGAAGCTCTCGGTCATCGAGGAGACCGACGGCGTGCCGGCGGCCGAGGACATGATCGCCGACCTGGTGAAGGGCCAGGAAGCCGTCGTGCGCACCGCCCGCAAGGTGTTCCCCACCGCCGAGAAGGCCGGCGACGAGGCAACCACGGATCTGCTCACCCAGCGCATGAACGTGCACGAGAAGACCGCCTGGATGCTGCGCGCACTGCTCGAATAGTCCTCCGTTTCACTCCATCCGCCATTTGCGGCGCAGGGCGCGCGCCCGGGCGGCGAGCGGCGGGCAGGCGGCTCCGGCCTGCTTGCGGATGTCGGGCTGGTCGGCGGCCATGTGGCCCTTTGTGGTACAAGCGCGTATCCTGCGCTCATGCCCCGCCCCCTGATCGGAGTGACGCTGGATGTGGAGAAGCCCGGCGGCTACTCGAAGTTTCCCTGGTACGCGCTGCGCCAGAACTATCTCGACGCCATCGACCGGGCGGGCGGGCTCGCGGTCGCCCTGCCGCACGAGCCCGACCGCGTCGGCGACTATCTCGAGCGCATCGACGCGCTGGTCGTGACCGGCGGCGCCTTCGACGTCGACCCGTCCTACTACGACGGCGGTGCGCGACACGCCACCGTGGTCACCAAGGATCGCCGCACCGCCTTCGAGTTCGCCGTCACGCGCGGTGCGCTCGAGCGCGACCTGCCGGTGCTCGGCATCTGCGGCGGCCAGCAGCTGCTGCATGTCGTGCTGGGCGGCAGGCTGATCCAGCACATCCCCGACGCGGTGGCCGACGCGCTGGCCCACGAGCAGTCCAACCCGCGCGACCAGCCCGGCCACACGGTGGCGATCGCCAAGGGCACGCAGCTCCATCGCATCGTCGGCGCCGACGAACTGCCCGTGAACAGCGCCCACCACCAGGCTGCGGCCGACGAGCCCGACGGCGTGATCGTCAACGCCACGGCCGCCGACGGCGTGATCGAGGGCATCGAGGCACCGCGCTATCGCTTCTGCATCGGCGTGCAGTGGCATCCCGAGTTCCTGATCTCCGAGGGCGACACCCGCCTCTTCAAGGCCTTCCTGGGCGCCGCTTCCGCCAAATGAGCCAGTCGGAGCGCATCGCCAAGCGGCTGGCGCGCGCGGGCCTGTGCTCGCGCCGCGACGCCGAGCGCTGGATCGCCGCCGGCCGCGTCGCCGTCGACGGCAAGGTGCTCGACACGCCGGCCTTCGTCGTCACCGACAAGAGCCGTATCGAAGTCGACGGCAAGCCGCTGCCCGACGCCGACCGGCCGCGGCTGTGGCGCTACCATAAGCCGCCAGGCGAACTCGTCACGGCGCGCGATCCGCAAGGACGCAAGACGGTGTTCGACGCCCTGCCCAAGTCGATGCCGCGCACCATCGCGGTCGGTCGGCTCGACTACAATTCGGAAGGCCTGTTGCTGCTCACCAACGACGGCGGGCTGGCGCGCCGCCTCGAATTGCCGGCCAACGGCTGGGTGCGCCGCTACCGTGCCCGCGTGCATGGCGAGGTCGATCCGGAGCGGCTAGCCGGCCTCGAGAACGGCCTCACCGTCGATGGCGTGCGCTATGGCCCAATCAAGGCACAACTCGACCGCCAGCAGCGCTCAAACGCCTGGCTCGACATCGCGCTGGCCGAAGGCAAGAACCGCGAGGTGCGCAAGGTCCTCGCGCATCTCGACCTGCCGGTGGTGCGTCTGATCCGCGTCGCCTTCGGCCCTTTCCAGCTCGGCGAGCTGGAGCGCGGCCAGATCGAGGAGATGCCGGCGCAGGCGCTCGACAAGCTGCTGGGACTCAAGTCCCCGCGCAAGCAAGGCTGGGCGAAGCCGCGACGCCGGCGATGATCAGGATCGTCGCGGGCAAGCATCGCGGTCGTGCCCTCGCCTCGCCCGAGGGGCTTGCGACGCGGCCGACCTCGAGTCGTGCCCGCGAGGCCCTGTTCAACATCCTGGCTCACGCCAACTGGCGCAGTGACGGGACCTCGCCGCTGATCGAGGCGCGCGTCCTCGACGCCTTCGCCGGCTCCGGTGCGCTGGGGCTCGAGGCGCTGTCGCGCGGCGCAGCGCATGCCACCTTCTTCGACACCGATCCTGCAGCGATCAAGCTGATCGGCGAGAATCTGCGCAAGCTCGGCGAAACCGCCCGCGCCAAGGTGGTGCGCGCCGACGCCACCCGGCCGCCGCCCGGCCGCGAGCCCTGCGACCTCGTCTTCCTCGACCCACCCTACCGGACGGGTCTCGCCGCCCAGGCGGCAATGGCGCTCGCCGACGCGGGCTGGATCGCCGCTGACGCGATTGTGACCGTCGAACTGGCTTCCAACGAGGACCTGGTTCCGCCTTCCGGTTTCGAGGCGATTGACGAACGTCGCTACGGTGCGGCCAAGATTGTCGTCCTGAAAATGACGCCATGACCCTCGTCGCTCCCCTCTACATGCTGCGCCATGGCGAAACTGCCTGGAATACCGAGCGGCGCATGCAGGGCACCAAGGACTCGCCCCTGACCGAGCGCGGCCGCTCCCAGGCCCTGGCGGTGGCGCGGGCGCTCAAGGCCGAGCTGGCGCTCAAGCCCGGCCCGACGGTGTTCTGGCGCAGCCCACTCGGCCGCACGCGCGAAACGGCCGACATCATCGGCCGCGAACTCGACCTGCCGCCGCAGGACTGGCGCGACGACGAGCGCCTGGTCGAGCTCTGCTACGGCGAATGGGAAGGCTTCAACTGGAAGGAGATCGAGGCCCACACGCCCAACGCGCTCGCCGACTGGAAGGCCGACCCCCACGGCTTCTGCCCGCCCGGCGGCGAGACCCACTTCGAACTGCGCCGCCGGTCGGCCTCGTTCCTCGCTGAGGTCGCCACCATGGGCGTGCGCGCGGTCGTCGTCGGCCATGGCGTGAGCGGCGCCGTCGTGCGCGGCCTCAATCTCGGCCTCGACGCCCAGGCGATGTTCGTGCTGGAGAAGCCGCAGGACGCCTTCTTCCGCCTCACCGCGGGTGCCGAGGAGCGCATCAGCTGCGAATGGTGAGACACCGGCCTGTGGAGGAGTGGACGGCGAGGACTCCAGGGGACTGCGAGGATTCGAGGACGAATCGCCTCGGACGCCGATGCCACCGCGATCCGACCTGTCCTCGGGGGTGAGGACTCACCGAAGACGCCGACGGGCCTCCACTCCCGTCGGAACGACTTCAGCCTAACCCCGCGCCAGTCGCGCAGTGCGGCCGCAGCCGCTGGTCTCCTTGACGGTCAGGACGCCGCCCTGAACGGTCACGGCCAGCCTCCCCTCGCGACGGTCGGTGCCGCGCACCGAGGCGACGGCCAACAGCGAGAACGGGCCGCTGGTCTTCGCCATGCCGTGGATCTGCCACAGACCCGGCGTGGGCGGCGGCGGCGCGCTCTTCTTCGGATTGGGCACGGGGCCGCGCGCCGTGGTGTCGAAGGCGCTGCCGTCGACGATGTTGGATTCGATGGTCAGCACATAGTCGAGCGGCGCATTGCACGAGCCGCCATCGCTGGTGCCGCGCCATTCACCGTCGAGCGGGGCCGTCTGCGCCGCCAGTGGCGTCGCGAGAAGCAGGAACAGCGCCAGGATCTTCATCATCGTCTTCCGAACAGCCGCTCGATGTCGGCCAGCTTGAGTTCGACGTAGGTCGGGCGGCCATGATTGCATTGACCGGAACGGGGCGTCGCTTCCATCTGGCGCAGGAGCGCATTCATCTCCTCGACGGTCAGGCGCCGGCCGGCACGCACCGAGGTGTGGCAGGCGAGCGTTCCGCACACCTCCTCGACCTTCTCCTTCAGCGACAGATGATCGCCCATCTCCGCGAGCTCGTCGGCGAGATCGCGCACCAGCCCCTGTATGTCGGCCTCGCCGAGCAGCGCCGGCGTCTCGCGCACCACGATCGCGCCAAGGCCGAAAGGTTCCAGAACCAGCCCCATCTCGGCGAGCTCAGCGGCACGCTGCGTCAGGCGACGCGCACCATCCTCGCCGACTTCGACTACCTCGGGCAGCAGCAGCGCCTGACGCTTGACCCCCTCGGCCTCGAGCTGGTGCTTGAGCTTCTCGTGCAGCAGGCGTTCGTGCGCGGCGTGCTGGTCGACGATCACCACACCCTGGTCGGTCTGGGCGACGATGTAGGTCTCATGGAGCTGCGCCCGCGCCACGCCCAGCGGATAGGCTTGCGTCTCGCCATTGGCGGCCGGCTCTTCGGCTCGCGCCGAGGGCTCGGCAAGCGGCGCCATGAACGGCGCCGCCGCGTCCGCGAGCCCGCGCGGCATCGAGGCTGTACGGCCATTGCTGAGCGGCAGCGGCGAGGAAAAGCCCGTGTGCGGCCGAAAGGCACCGAGGGCTGCATCGGCCACCGTCGTGCTGGCGCGATGACCGGCCGCCGACAAGGCGGTGCGCAGGGCGCCGACGATCAGACCACGCACGATGCCGGCGTCCCGGAACCTCACCTCCGTCTTCGCCGGGTGGACGTTGACGTCGACCAGTTCGGTCGGAGCTTCGAGGAACAGCGCGACCATGGGATGGCGGTCGCGCGCCAGCAGATCCTGGTAGGCACCGCGTACGGCGCCGGCCAGCAGTTTGTCGCGTACTGGCCTTCCGTTGACGAAAAGGTACTGGTGCTGCGCCGTCGGCCGATTGAGAGTCGGCAGGCCGGCGAAGCCCGTCAGCCTGAAGCCCTCGCGGTTGGCATCGATCTCCACCGCGTTGCTCGAGAAGTCGCGTCCCATGATCGCGGCCAGACGCTCGAGCTGCGAGACCGCCATCGGCAAGTCGAGCAAGGTGCGCTCCTCGCTCTCCAACCGGAAGGAGATATCGGGATGCGCCATGGCGAGTCGTCGCAAGGCATCGGCGACGTGACTCGACTCGGTGCGCGGCTCCTTGAGGAACTTCAGCCGAGCGGGCGTCGCGAAGAAGAGATCGCGCACCTCGACGCGCGTCCCCGGTGGGTGGGCGACGGGCCTTGGCTCGCCTTTTCGACCGCCGTCTATGGCCAAGCTGAAGGCGCTGTCGGCGACCACCGGGCGCGAAGTGATGGTGAAGCGGCTGACCGAGGCGATCGACGGCAATGCCTCGCCGCGGAAACCGAGCGTGCGGATGTGGGCGAGATCATCATCGGGCAGCTTGGACGTGCAGTGCCGCTCAACGGCGAGCTTGAGCTCCTCGGGTGACATGCCGACACCGT
This genomic interval carries:
- the queF gene encoding preQ(1) synthase encodes the protein MAKKYGHLTQLGRPAALPESPEKARLETVPNPDPRALYLVRFTAPEFTTLCPMTGQPDFAHLVVDYVPRAKLVESKSLKLYLGSFRNAAGFHEETTLGIGQRLARELSPRWLRVGGYWYPRGGMPIDVFWQTGAPPRGLWLPDQGVAAYRGRG
- the queG gene encoding tRNA epoxyqueuosine(34) reductase QueG, whose protein sequence is MSRKPPVPKRPPRPATPAELREAIRDEALRLGFDAVGFAAAGVAGEERLRRLREFLDAGWHGDMGWLAEQDERRADPRHLWRDARTVVSLALNYAPAHDPLAVLAQRDRAAISVYAQGRDYHDVMKTRLKALGRFIWDTYRHQLKVFVDTAPLMEKPLARAAGLGWQGKHTNLVSRQFGSWLFLGEILLSVELPSDTPEDDHCGQCRACLDVCPTQAFPAPYRLEARRCISYLTIEHEGPVDPELRPLIGNRIYGCDDCLAVCPWNKFARQARDTRLVPQPAPDAPALAELAMLDGAGFRRRFAGSAVKRIGRDRFVRNVAYALGNSGSRDAVPALRKLATDPSALVRDAAEWALSAVP
- a CDS encoding nucleoside deaminase, whose protein sequence is MERALEQAREAARRGEVPIGAVIVGPDGAVLAEAGNRTEADRDPTAHAELLAIRAAATKLGAPRLVDCDLHVTLEPCPMCAAAISFARLRRVYYGASDPKGGGVEHGPRLFDQPTCHHRPEVYPGIGEREAAELLRAFFKERR
- a CDS encoding DNA starvation/stationary phase protection protein; its protein translation is MTVKAARTAAKSQPYAIDIGIDAKRRKDIAAGLSHLLADTYTLYLKTHNYHWNVTGPMFNTLHLMFETQYTELATAVDLIAERIRALGYPAPGSYGQYSKLSVIEETDGVPAAEDMIADLVKGQEAVVRTARKVFPTAEKAGDEATTDLLTQRMNVHEKTAWMLRALLE
- a CDS encoding gamma-glutamyl-gamma-aminobutyrate hydrolase family protein — translated: MPRPLIGVTLDVEKPGGYSKFPWYALRQNYLDAIDRAGGLAVALPHEPDRVGDYLERIDALVVTGGAFDVDPSYYDGGARHATVVTKDRRTAFEFAVTRGALERDLPVLGICGGQQLLHVVLGGRLIQHIPDAVADALAHEQSNPRDQPGHTVAIAKGTQLHRIVGADELPVNSAHHQAAADEPDGVIVNATAADGVIEGIEAPRYRFCIGVQWHPEFLISEGDTRLFKAFLGAASAK
- a CDS encoding rRNA pseudouridine synthase encodes the protein MSQSERIAKRLARAGLCSRRDAERWIAAGRVAVDGKVLDTPAFVVTDKSRIEVDGKPLPDADRPRLWRYHKPPGELVTARDPQGRKTVFDALPKSMPRTIAVGRLDYNSEGLLLLTNDGGLARRLELPANGWVRRYRARVHGEVDPERLAGLENGLTVDGVRYGPIKAQLDRQQRSNAWLDIALAEGKNREVRKVLAHLDLPVVRLIRVAFGPFQLGELERGQIEEMPAQALDKLLGLKSPRKQGWAKPRRRR
- the rsmD gene encoding 16S rRNA (guanine(966)-N(2))-methyltransferase RsmD, encoding MRIVAGKHRGRALASPEGLATRPTSSRAREALFNILAHANWRSDGTSPLIEARVLDAFAGSGALGLEALSRGAAHATFFDTDPAAIKLIGENLRKLGETARAKVVRADATRPPPGREPCDLVFLDPPYRTGLAAQAAMALADAGWIAADAIVTVELASNEDLVPPSGFEAIDERRYGAAKIVVLKMTP
- a CDS encoding histidine phosphatase family protein → MTLVAPLYMLRHGETAWNTERRMQGTKDSPLTERGRSQALAVARALKAELALKPGPTVFWRSPLGRTRETADIIGRELDLPPQDWRDDERLVELCYGEWEGFNWKEIEAHTPNALADWKADPHGFCPPGGETHFELRRRSASFLAEVATMGVRAVVVGHGVSGAVVRGLNLGLDAQAMFVLEKPQDAFFRLTAGAEERISCEW
- the mutL gene encoding DNA mismatch repair endonuclease MutL, with protein sequence MSALRRLPSTLVNQIAAGEVVERPASAVKELVENAIDAGARRIAVVLKEGGRTFLSVVDDGVGMSPEELKLAVERHCTSKLPDDDLAHIRTLGFRGEALPSIASVSRFTITSRPVVADSAFSLAIDGGRKGEPRPVAHPPGTRVEVRDLFFATPARLKFLKEPRTESSHVADALRRLAMAHPDISFRLESEERTLLDLPMAVSQLERLAAIMGRDFSSNAVEIDANREGFRLTGFAGLPTLNRPTAQHQYLFVNGRPVRDKLLAGAVRGAYQDLLARDRHPMVALFLEAPTELVDVNVHPAKTEVRFRDAGIVRGLIVGALRTALSAAGHRASTTVADAALGAFRPHTGFSSPLPLSNGRTASMPRGLADAAAPFMAPLAEPSARAEEPAANGETQAYPLGVARAQLHETYIVAQTDQGVVIVDQHAAHERLLHEKLKHQLEAEGVKRQALLLPEVVEVGEDGARRLTQRAAELAEMGLVLEPFGLGAIVVRETPALLGEADIQGLVRDLADELAEMGDHLSLKEKVEEVCGTLACHTSVRAGRRLTVEEMNALLRQMEATPRSGQCNHGRPTYVELKLADIERLFGRR